A region of Daphnia carinata strain CSIRO-1 chromosome 10, CSIRO_AGI_Dcar_HiC_V3, whole genome shotgun sequence DNA encodes the following proteins:
- the LOC130702130 gene encoding trypsin-1-like, with protein sequence MAMPKPDALQRPVSLLQNLNFQRIPQEKIVGGYIVAPNSLPFQVSIQRRPRPTADWMHYCGGSILDSKIVVTAAHCISGIDATNLRVVAGEHSLSIDSRLEQKSMPVSVIVHENFNSDTFQNDIALVYMSKIPLDLSVPSAKAIQLPPPVSQYDPSLGTRMNVSGWGFTEPSSGPSERLSDVLRTVNIGIISDDICDKTYGGSPYRPVVFPSMLCAGDMNKGGLDSCQGDSGGPLFTSNGSSAVLHGIVSWGEGCAIASYPGVYTQVSYYLDWIAAKRAHLNSSTRPLAYQCQHPITHMFGPCHHEQYHVTNGTAKEKSKE encoded by the exons ATGG CAATGCCAAAACCCGATGCGTTACAAAGGCCCGTTTCATTACTGCAAAATTTGAACTTCCAACGGATACCGCAAGAAAAAATAGTCGGAGGTTACATCGTGGCTCCGAATTCACTGCCGTTCCAGGTGTCCATACAACGCCGTCCCAGGCCTACAGCCGACTGGATGCATTATTGCGGAGGTTCCATCCTCGATTCGAAAATCGTCGTCACTGCAGCCCATTGCATCTCCGG GATTGACGCAACTAATTTGCGTGTTGTGGCCGGAGAGCACAGCTTGTCAATTGATAGCCGTCTCGAACAAAAATCCATGCCTGTGTCGGTTATCGTACACGAAAATTTCAACTCCGATACGTTCCAGAACGACATCGCTCTGGTCTAT ATGAGCAAAATTCCTTTGGATTTGAGCGTTCCATCCGCCAAAGCGATTCAACTGCCGCCTCCTGTTTCCCAATACGATCCATCTCTCGGAACTCGCATGAACGTGTCTGGTTGGGGATTCACAGAA CCCTCGTCTGGACCCAGTGAAAGGCTTTCTGACGTCCTGCGCACTGTAAACATCGGCATCATTTCAGATGATATTTGCGACAAAACATATGGCGGCTCTCCCTATCGTCCTGTCGTTTTCCCTTCCATGTTATGTGCTGGCGACATGAATAAAG GTGGATTAGATTCTTGCCAAGGCGATTCCGGTGGCCCATTGTTCACGAGCAATGGCAGTTCGGCTGTTCTTCACGGCATTGTCTCCTGGGGTGAAGGATGCGCCATTGCGTCATATCCGG gtgTTTACACTCAGGTGTCTTATTACTTGGACTGGATCGCTGCCAAACGCGCCCATTTAAACTCTTCGACACGTCCGCTAGCTTACCAATGTCAACATCCGATTACGCACATGTTTGGCCCTTGTCATCACGAGCAATATCACGTAACGAACGGTACCGCTaaagagaaatcaaaagaataa
- the LOC130698295 gene encoding TGF-beta receptor type-1-like, which translates to MVGDRIYFALVVALTCWEMALALRCHCDICTVETNYTCETDGFCFTSTSLNRKTGALIHAYRCLDRVLLYPPENPIMCHYSRPMNDTFVVGCCKDYDMCNRDLKPILHVRNNTDPESGDSIWFVSGTWETALIIGIPLAVSIVAVMIFLSVRHQKRRRMTNRRVIDMEHNMDSADIPILGHNGVGAACIRDMIDMTTSGSGSGLPLLVQRSIARQIQLMDIIGKGRFGEVWRGRWRGENVAVKIFSSREERSWFREAEIYQTVMLRHDNILGFIAADNKDNGTWTQLWLVTDYHENGSLFDFLNRTTVDSTTMVRMALSIATGLSHLHMEILGTQGKPAIAHRDLKSKNVLVKANRTCAIGDLGLAVRYDATVDTVDIALNHRVGTKRYMAPEVLDETINANHFDSFKRADVYALGLVFWEIARRCNMGGIIDEYQLPFYDVVPSDPSIEEMRKVVCVDRQRPSIPNRWQSYETLRAMSQLMKECWYANAAARLTALRIKKTLANLDAPEDVKI; encoded by the exons ATGGTTGGTGACAGGATATATTTTGCATTGGTTGTTGCTCTGACCTGCTGGGAAATGGCGTTAG CCCTCAGATGCCACTGTGATATATGCACCGTGGAGACCAACTACACGTGTGAAACCGATGGTTTTTGCTTCACCTCAACTTCCCTAAATCGAAAAACTGGAGCCTTGATTCATGCCTACAG ATGCTTGGACCGAGTGCTGCTGTATCCGCCCGAAAATCCAATCATGTGTCACTACTCCCGACCTATGAACGACACGTTTGTCGTCGGATGCTGCAAGGACTACGACATGTGCAACCGAGATCTGAAACCCATACTGCACGTCCGCAACAACACAG ATCCGGAGAGCGGCGATTCGATCTGGTTCGTGTCTGGAACGTGGGAGACGGCACTCATCATCGGAATTCCATTAGCCGTCAGCATAGTAGCTGTAATGATCTTCCTCAGCGTGAGGCATCAGAAGCGAAGACGAATGACCAATCGACGCGTAATCGACATGGAGCACAATATGGATTCCGCCGATATACCCATTCTCG GACACAATGGTGTAGGGGCAGCTTGTATTAGAGATATGATCGACATGACAACCAGTGGGTCAGGTTCCGGTCTTCCTCTTCTCGTCCAGCGCAGTATTGCACGTCAAATTCAGCTAATGGATATTATCGGCAAAGGCAGATTCGGAGAG GTATGGCGTGGAAGATGGCGCGGCGAGAACGTGGCCGTCAAAATCTTCTCTTCTCGCGAAGAGCGTTCTTGGTTCCGCGAAGCCGAAATTTACCAAACTGTCATGCTTCGTCACGATAACATCCTTGGCTTTATCGCTGCCGACaataaag ATAATGGAACGTGGACTCAATTGTGGTTGGTTACCGACTACCACGAAAATGGATCCTTATTTGACTTTCTCAATCGAACCACTGTTGATAGCACCACAATGGTACGCATGGCCCTCTCCATTGCCACGGGGCTCTCTCACCTTCACATGGAAATTCTGGGCACGCAAG GTAAACCGGCTATCGCGCATCGAGATCTCAAATCCAAGAATGTTTTGGTTAAAGCTAACCGCACCTGCGCCATTGGTGACCTGGGTCTTGCCGTTCGTTACGACGCTACCGTCGACACGGTTGACATAGCGCTCAATCATCGAGTGGGCACGAAACGATACATGGCCCCTGAG GTCCTTGACGAAACTATCAACGCCAACCATTTCGATTCGTTTAAACGTGCGGATGTCTACGCTTTGGGTCTCGTCTTTTGGGAGATTGCCCGGCGTTGCAACATGGGTGGCATTATCGACGAATACCAACTGCCGTTCTACGATGTTGTGCCGTCCGACCCGTCCATCGAAGAAATGCGCAAGGTTGTTTGCGTCGACCGTCAGCGACCTTCAATTCCCAACCGGTGGCAATCGTACGAAACTCTTCGGGCCATGTCGCAGCTAATGAAAGAGTGCTGGTACGCCAACGCAGCCGCCCGTCTCACGGCGCTACGTATCAAAAAGACGCTGGCCAATTTGGATGCCCCGGAAGATGTCAAAATTTGA